A region of Pyxidicoccus parkwaysis DNA encodes the following proteins:
- a CDS encoding sterol desaturase family protein: protein MDLAHIPDVTTPAIPVFVITVIAEALWVKKRRDEGRPLVGHTWKDTIASLTMGLGYSALQLGWKLVAFTGYLVLYEWTPLRMGSGVAAWVLLFFLEDLCYYGYHRVHHESRFFWASHVVHHSSEHYNLSTALRQPWLVFTSWPFWAPLALLGFHPAMIFIQQGLNLLYQYWIHTEAIGKLPRPFEWLLNTPSHHRVHHAANPRYLDKNYAGILMLWDRLFGSFEPETEKPLYGLTKNIHTYNPLRIASHELAAIIRDARKPGPLSQRLGYIFRNPAWKPAEPVLPAPQAPEAARPSA from the coding sequence GTGGACCTGGCTCACATCCCCGACGTCACCACCCCCGCCATCCCCGTGTTCGTCATCACGGTCATCGCCGAGGCGCTGTGGGTGAAGAAGCGGCGGGACGAGGGCCGTCCGCTGGTGGGCCACACATGGAAGGACACCATTGCCAGCCTCACCATGGGCCTGGGCTACTCGGCGCTCCAGCTGGGGTGGAAGCTGGTCGCCTTCACGGGCTACCTCGTGCTGTACGAGTGGACGCCGCTGCGCATGGGCTCGGGGGTGGCGGCGTGGGTGCTGCTCTTCTTCCTCGAGGACCTCTGCTACTACGGGTACCACCGCGTCCACCACGAGAGCCGCTTCTTCTGGGCGTCGCACGTGGTGCACCACTCCAGCGAGCACTACAACCTCTCCACGGCGCTGCGGCAGCCGTGGCTCGTCTTCACGAGCTGGCCCTTCTGGGCGCCGCTCGCGCTGCTCGGCTTCCACCCGGCGATGATTTTCATCCAGCAGGGGCTCAACCTGCTCTACCAGTACTGGATTCACACCGAGGCGATTGGAAAGCTGCCGCGTCCGTTCGAGTGGCTCCTCAACACGCCCTCGCACCACCGCGTGCACCACGCCGCCAACCCGCGCTACCTCGACAAGAACTACGCGGGCATCCTGATGCTGTGGGACAGGCTCTTCGGCAGCTTCGAGCCCGAGACGGAGAAGCCGCTTTACGGGCTGACGAAGAACATCCACACGTACAACCCGCTGCGCATCGCCTCGCATGAATTGGCCGCCATCATCCGCGACGCGAGGAAGCCCGGCCCGCTGAGCCAGCGGCTGGGCTACATCTTCCGCAACCCCGCGTGGAAGCCGGCGGAGCCCGTGCTGCCCGCGCCGCAGGCCCCGGAAGCGGCCCGGCCGTCCGCCTGA
- a CDS encoding GTPase produces MDETSLPEPEALRTLLKTALELPALQPHAARLERLVDDYARGVARKDAPLAVALVGATGAGKSTLLNALAGQSLSREGVDRPTSTAATVFAPEGAAADALAQTGARVIRYAPGPQGLWGGQVFIDTPDLNSVATTHRDVARAALERADVALVVMHRGSVAEASQVEFLTEFARRRALVFILNFADELSPESRESLKAQVRRVASEQYGLAQQDVPVFAISALAARDGRDVSGEFGALLFHLRGLATQAVAARVRRTNALGAFEEVTSRVEAALKETDALLAKTRDALGSGLEKASEGLRADFDARLRLAHGHLAAEVRRQAAGRFWGPAAWGLRLSLWGASGLGAAAIVGRASLPAGLAVAAASTALDAVRGRTRARAAETAVVEPFEDDFGVESAARTALAEARSVVRAGGLEPSLLGVPDVDTLLDDVRAARAGAWRYTATTGVGEAVAGWWRTARWLVLPLINLPLLGLLGHVGYRVVRAYVEGPLLPLEYFVNAGALFVLLAGAGALLASASLAGAARRAGAAGRARFVEALAALGGRLIEAVDDGLRTGREAAKRLLALR; encoded by the coding sequence GTGGACGAGACGAGCCTCCCCGAACCTGAAGCCCTTCGCACCCTCCTGAAGACCGCCCTCGAACTGCCCGCGCTGCAACCGCACGCGGCACGACTGGAGCGGCTCGTGGACGACTACGCGCGCGGAGTGGCGCGCAAGGACGCACCACTCGCCGTGGCGCTCGTCGGCGCCACCGGCGCGGGCAAGTCCACCCTCCTCAACGCGCTGGCCGGACAGTCCCTGTCGCGCGAGGGCGTCGACCGCCCCACCAGCACCGCCGCCACCGTCTTCGCTCCCGAGGGCGCCGCCGCTGACGCCCTCGCCCAGACGGGCGCCCGCGTCATCCGCTACGCCCCCGGCCCACAGGGACTCTGGGGCGGACAGGTCTTCATCGACACGCCGGACCTCAACAGCGTGGCCACCACCCACCGCGACGTGGCACGCGCCGCGCTGGAACGCGCCGACGTGGCCCTCGTCGTCATGCACCGGGGCAGCGTCGCCGAAGCCTCGCAAGTCGAATTCCTCACCGAGTTCGCCCGCCGCCGCGCACTCGTCTTCATCCTCAACTTCGCGGACGAGCTTTCCCCCGAGTCACGTGAGTCCCTCAAGGCCCAGGTCCGCCGCGTGGCCTCCGAGCAGTACGGCCTCGCGCAACAGGACGTGCCCGTCTTCGCCATCAGCGCGCTCGCGGCCAGGGACGGCCGCGACGTGTCCGGCGAGTTCGGCGCCCTCCTCTTCCACCTGCGCGGCCTCGCCACCCAGGCCGTGGCCGCGCGCGTGCGGCGCACCAATGCCCTCGGCGCCTTCGAGGAAGTGACGTCCCGAGTCGAGGCCGCGCTGAAGGAGACCGACGCCCTGCTCGCAAAAACCCGCGACGCGTTGGGCTCCGGGCTCGAGAAGGCCTCGGAGGGCCTGCGCGCGGACTTCGACGCACGCCTGCGGCTCGCGCACGGGCACCTCGCGGCCGAGGTGCGGCGTCAGGCGGCGGGCCGCTTCTGGGGCCCCGCAGCCTGGGGACTCCGGCTGTCACTGTGGGGAGCGAGCGGCCTCGGCGCGGCGGCAATCGTGGGACGCGCCAGCCTGCCCGCGGGCCTCGCCGTCGCGGCCGCCTCCACCGCCCTGGACGCGGTGCGCGGACGCACGCGCGCCCGGGCCGCGGAGACCGCGGTGGTGGAACCCTTCGAGGATGACTTCGGCGTGGAGTCCGCCGCGCGCACGGCCCTCGCGGAGGCACGCAGCGTGGTGCGAGCCGGAGGCCTGGAGCCCTCGCTCCTCGGCGTACCGGACGTGGACACGCTGCTCGACGACGTGCGCGCGGCCCGAGCCGGAGCCTGGCGCTACACCGCGACGACAGGCGTGGGAGAAGCCGTGGCGGGCTGGTGGCGCACCGCGCGCTGGCTGGTGCTGCCACTCATCAACCTGCCGCTGCTGGGACTGCTGGGACACGTGGGCTACCGCGTGGTGCGGGCCTACGTGGAAGGCCCCCTGTTGCCGTTGGAGTACTTCGTCAACGCGGGGGCCCTCTTCGTGCTGCTCGCCGGAGCGGGCGCGCTGCTGGCCTCAGCGAGTCTCGCTGGGGCCGCTCGCCGTGCGGGTGCCGCGGGCCGGGCTCGCTTCGTCGAGGCCCTGGCCGCCCTGGGCGGGAGGCTGATTGAGGCCGTCGATGATGGACTGCGCACCGGGCGGGAGGCCGCGAAGCGCCTGCTGGCGCTCAGGTGA
- a CDS encoding glucose-6-phosphate isomerase: MTERELWERYQRYLCVVPSVGFSLDVSRMKFPADFLERMRPRMEEAFSDMEALEKGAVANPDEKRKVGHYWLRAPELAPDAGLKKEITDTVAAVHAFAKDVHAGTVKPQKAPRFTRLLLVGIGGSALGPQLVADALGTEKDAMQVFFFDNTDPDGMDRVVAQLGDTLAQTLTVVISKSGGTKETRNGMLEAERAYQAKGLDFSKHAVAVTGAGSELDDTAKKQGWLRTFPMWDWVGGRTSVLSAVGLLPAKLQGLDIDGMLAGARDMDVATRQRDVAKNPAALLALMWHQAGDGRGAKDMVILPYKDRLLLMSRYLQQLVMESLGKELDLDGKVVNQGIAVYGNKGSTDQHAYVQQLREGVHNFFATFIEVLKDRPGPVFEVEPGVTSGDYLLGFLLGTRRALFEKGRESLTLTVPDVSARTVGALIALYERAVGFYASLVHINAYHQPGVEAGKKAAGVVLDVQRKVMARLGEARAEARSAEQLAADIGKPDEVETVFKVLEHLAANPDRGVQRSGGASPAEARFRMK; the protein is encoded by the coding sequence ATGACCGAGCGAGAGCTGTGGGAGCGGTACCAGCGTTACCTGTGTGTCGTGCCGTCCGTGGGGTTCTCGCTCGACGTCTCGCGCATGAAATTCCCAGCGGACTTCCTGGAGCGGATGCGTCCGCGCATGGAAGAGGCCTTCTCCGACATGGAGGCGCTGGAGAAGGGCGCCGTCGCCAACCCGGACGAGAAGCGCAAGGTGGGCCACTACTGGCTGCGCGCGCCCGAGCTGGCGCCCGACGCGGGGCTGAAGAAGGAAATCACCGACACGGTGGCGGCCGTCCACGCCTTCGCGAAGGACGTGCACGCCGGCACGGTGAAGCCGCAGAAGGCGCCGCGCTTCACGAGGCTGCTGCTGGTGGGCATCGGCGGCTCGGCGCTGGGGCCTCAGTTGGTGGCGGACGCGCTGGGCACGGAGAAGGACGCCATGCAGGTGTTCTTCTTCGACAACACGGACCCGGACGGCATGGACCGCGTGGTGGCGCAGCTCGGTGACACGCTGGCCCAGACGCTGACGGTGGTCATCAGCAAGTCGGGCGGTACCAAGGAGACGCGCAACGGCATGCTGGAGGCCGAGCGCGCGTACCAGGCGAAGGGGCTCGACTTCAGCAAGCACGCGGTGGCTGTCACCGGCGCGGGCAGCGAGCTGGACGACACCGCGAAGAAGCAGGGCTGGCTGCGCACCTTCCCCATGTGGGACTGGGTTGGCGGGCGCACGTCGGTGCTGTCGGCGGTGGGCCTGTTGCCGGCGAAGCTGCAGGGGCTGGACATCGACGGGATGCTGGCGGGCGCGCGGGACATGGACGTGGCGACGCGGCAGCGGGACGTGGCGAAGAACCCGGCCGCGCTGCTGGCCTTGATGTGGCACCAGGCGGGCGACGGGCGCGGCGCGAAGGACATGGTCATCCTGCCCTACAAGGACCGGCTGCTCTTGATGTCGCGCTACCTCCAGCAGCTCGTCATGGAGTCGCTGGGCAAGGAGTTGGATTTGGACGGCAAGGTGGTGAACCAGGGCATCGCCGTCTACGGGAACAAGGGCTCCACGGACCAGCACGCGTACGTGCAGCAGCTCCGCGAGGGCGTGCACAACTTCTTCGCCACCTTCATCGAGGTGCTGAAGGACCGGCCGGGCCCCGTGTTCGAGGTGGAGCCCGGTGTCACCAGCGGGGACTACCTGCTGGGCTTCCTGCTGGGCACGCGGCGCGCGCTGTTCGAGAAGGGGCGCGAGTCGCTCACCCTCACCGTGCCGGACGTGAGCGCGCGGACGGTGGGCGCGCTGATTGCGCTGTACGAGCGCGCGGTGGGCTTCTACGCGAGCCTCGTGCACATCAACGCGTACCACCAGCCGGGCGTCGAGGCGGGCAAGAAGGCGGCGGGCGTGGTGCTGGACGTGCAGCGCAAGGTGATGGCGCGGCTGGGTGAGGCCCGCGCTGAGGCGCGCTCGGCGGAGCAGCTCGCGGCGGACATCGGCAAGCCGGACGAGGTGGAGACGGTGTTCAAGGTGCTGGAGCACCTGGCCGCCAATCCGGACCGCGGCGTGCAGCGCTCCGGCGGAGCGAGCCCGGCGGAAGCGCGCTTCCGGATGAAGTGA
- a CDS encoding amidohydrolase family protein, with amino-acid sequence MTRGSDALMDQTVLVDGDRIVAMGPSARTPVPAGAARVDGHGRWLMPGLVDMHLHLQQGTGEASDSAGRQLRLLLANGVTTARALGAAPTGLALRERVKNGEVLGPRLLVAGPSFHGESVKGPEQARQRVREQKAAGFDLLKTHGGLGRETYDAMVDEAKAQGLRVSGHVTPDVGLAHALESGQQVEHLDGWLSALLPPGDAAVVDQIDFTDALDRMDAARIPALAEATRKAGVWSSPTMELFELLANADRLDTLRARPELRYVPAVAVEAWTKELSAPEFAGAPAARRQRFVELRRQVVRALHEAGAGLLVGSDSPQFFMVTGFAVHREMEALAGAGLPTRTVLEAATRGAAEYLGEANTWGTVAPGQRADLLLLDADPREDVHHTQDIHGVVLRGRWLPRAQLDAMLAEVEAAVKKLP; translated from the coding sequence ATGACGCGCGGAAGCGACGCGCTCATGGACCAGACGGTGCTCGTGGACGGAGATCGCATCGTCGCCATGGGGCCCTCCGCCCGCACGCCCGTGCCGGCTGGAGCGGCGCGCGTGGACGGGCATGGGCGCTGGCTCATGCCGGGGCTGGTGGACATGCACCTGCACCTCCAGCAGGGCACCGGGGAGGCGAGCGACTCCGCGGGCCGGCAGCTCCGGCTGCTGCTCGCCAATGGCGTCACCACCGCGCGCGCCCTCGGGGCCGCTCCCACGGGGCTCGCGCTGCGCGAGCGCGTGAAGAATGGGGAAGTGCTCGGGCCCCGGCTGCTGGTGGCGGGCCCGTCCTTCCATGGCGAGTCCGTGAAGGGACCGGAGCAGGCCCGTCAGCGCGTGCGCGAGCAGAAGGCGGCGGGCTTCGACTTGCTCAAGACGCACGGCGGGCTGGGCCGCGAGACGTACGACGCCATGGTGGACGAGGCGAAGGCGCAGGGGCTGCGGGTGAGCGGCCACGTGACACCGGACGTGGGGCTCGCGCACGCGCTGGAGTCGGGACAACAGGTGGAGCACCTCGACGGCTGGCTGTCCGCGCTGCTGCCTCCGGGCGACGCGGCGGTGGTGGACCAGATTGACTTCACCGACGCGCTGGACCGGATGGACGCGGCGCGCATCCCCGCGCTGGCGGAGGCGACGCGGAAGGCGGGCGTGTGGAGCTCGCCCACGATGGAGCTCTTCGAGCTGCTCGCGAACGCGGACCGACTGGACACGCTGCGCGCGAGGCCGGAGCTGCGCTATGTGCCCGCCGTCGCGGTGGAGGCGTGGACGAAGGAGCTGTCCGCCCCCGAGTTCGCGGGAGCGCCCGCCGCGCGAAGGCAGCGCTTCGTGGAGCTGCGGCGGCAGGTGGTGCGCGCACTGCATGAGGCGGGCGCGGGGCTGCTGGTGGGCTCGGACTCGCCGCAGTTCTTCATGGTGACGGGCTTCGCCGTGCACAGGGAGATGGAGGCCCTGGCCGGAGCGGGGCTGCCGACGCGCACGGTGCTGGAGGCGGCCACGCGCGGCGCGGCGGAGTACCTGGGCGAGGCCAACACCTGGGGCACCGTGGCGCCGGGCCAGCGCGCGGACCTGCTGCTCCTGGACGCGGACCCACGAGAAGACGTGCACCACACCCAGGACATCCACGGCGTGGTGCTGCGAGGCCGGTGGCTGCCCCGCGCACAGCTGGACGCGATGCTGGCGGAAGTAGAAGCGGCGGTGAAGAAGCTGCCGTAG
- a CDS encoding LysR family transcriptional regulator gives MRWDDLRYLLAVARQGSLAGAARELRVDATTVGRRLDALEKSLGTRLVLRGARTLALTEAAEAVVARAREMEDSLRSLHDAVATEARAVGTVRLTATEYLAHALLAPRLGELHTRHPGLDLELVAGSELVDLQRGDADLALRLAPPRGDALVVRKVAEIAFAMYAARGYLRRHGAPRPGDFRGHCVLVYRAALTSGSESEELKRVTMGARRLLQSNSTTVLREAAAAGLGVALLPCLSGERDSRLTRVGAGVLAKRPLWLVFHKDLQRSPRVRAATDWLVALCKEERAGLAGAEGGAR, from the coding sequence ATGCGATGGGATGACCTCCGGTACCTGCTGGCGGTGGCGCGCCAGGGCTCGCTCGCGGGCGCTGCGCGTGAATTGCGCGTGGATGCCACCACGGTGGGCCGGCGCCTGGACGCGCTGGAGAAGTCGCTCGGCACGCGGTTGGTGCTGCGCGGCGCGCGGACGCTCGCCCTGACGGAGGCCGCGGAGGCGGTGGTGGCGCGGGCGCGCGAGATGGAGGACTCCCTGCGCTCGCTGCACGACGCGGTGGCCACCGAGGCGCGCGCCGTGGGCACGGTGCGGCTCACCGCCACCGAGTACCTGGCCCATGCCCTGCTCGCTCCTCGCCTGGGCGAGCTGCACACGCGCCATCCCGGATTGGATTTGGAGCTGGTGGCGGGCAGCGAGTTGGTGGACCTGCAGCGCGGAGACGCGGACCTCGCGCTGCGGCTGGCTCCGCCCCGAGGGGACGCGCTGGTGGTGCGCAAGGTGGCGGAAATCGCCTTCGCCATGTACGCGGCACGCGGCTACCTGCGTCGCCATGGCGCTCCCCGGCCGGGGGACTTCCGTGGGCACTGCGTGCTCGTCTACCGCGCGGCCCTCACGTCTGGCTCCGAGTCCGAGGAGCTCAAGCGCGTGACGATGGGTGCGCGCCGGCTGCTCCAGAGCAACAGCACCACGGTGCTGCGCGAGGCCGCCGCGGCGGGGCTCGGTGTGGCGCTGCTGCCGTGCCTCAGCGGAGAGCGGGACTCACGGCTGACGCGCGTGGGCGCGGGCGTGCTGGCGAAGCGCCCGCTCTGGCTGGTGTTCCACAAGGACTTGCAGCGAAGCCCCCGCGTGCGCGCCGCGACTGATTGGCTGGTGGCGCTGTGCAAGGAGGAGCGCGCGGGGCTCGCGGGCGCGGAGGGTGGGGCGCGATAG
- a CDS encoding sulfotransferase domain-containing protein yields the protein MLLSVPVKMAGVVYNQGNRMREMLRFRLEFRPRPDDIYIATYPKSGTTWTQMLLVQLLSKGDAEFDHILQKSPYLEECIKNQRFAYLERLPSPRILKTHLPYGALRPAKDSRILFITRDAKDTFVSCYHHFELARRWRSPFDRFISEMVRGRGFFMSWYQYMREWMPHRSDSNVLWVRYEDMRKDLEGQARRIAAFLGIPVPEERMAAILEKCSFEYMRQHDHKFDFRTAIYEESPGTFIRQGGKGGPKQPLRAEDVAELEKNLAKLRGELHLKETEVY from the coding sequence ATGCTGTTGTCCGTGCCGGTGAAGATGGCCGGCGTCGTCTACAACCAGGGAAACCGGATGCGGGAGATGCTGCGCTTCCGCCTGGAGTTCCGGCCCCGGCCCGACGACATCTACATCGCGACGTACCCGAAGTCGGGAACCACCTGGACGCAGATGCTCCTGGTGCAGTTGCTGAGCAAGGGTGACGCGGAGTTCGACCACATCCTCCAGAAGTCGCCGTACCTGGAGGAGTGCATCAAGAACCAGCGCTTCGCGTACCTGGAGCGGCTGCCGTCCCCGCGCATCCTGAAGACGCACCTGCCCTACGGTGCGCTGCGGCCGGCGAAGGACTCGCGCATCCTGTTCATCACCCGGGACGCGAAGGACACCTTCGTCTCCTGCTACCACCACTTCGAGCTGGCGCGCCGGTGGCGCTCCCCGTTCGACCGCTTCATCAGTGAGATGGTGCGCGGGCGCGGCTTCTTCATGAGCTGGTACCAGTACATGCGCGAGTGGATGCCGCACCGTAGCGACAGCAACGTGCTCTGGGTGCGCTACGAGGACATGCGCAAGGACCTGGAGGGACAGGCGCGGCGCATCGCGGCCTTCCTCGGCATCCCGGTGCCGGAGGAGCGCATGGCCGCCATCCTGGAGAAGTGCAGCTTCGAGTACATGCGCCAGCACGACCACAAGTTCGACTTCCGCACGGCCATCTACGAGGAGTCTCCCGGCACCTTCATCCGCCAGGGAGGCAAGGGTGGACCGAAGCAGCCCCTGCGCGCGGAGGACGTCGCCGAGCTGGAGAAGAACCTGGCGAAGCTCCGGGGCGAGCTGCACCTGAAGGAGACCGAGGTCTACTAG
- a CDS encoding alpha/beta hydrolase family protein yields MSHAAALEQTVGPAAREAAQDETNLTVDIGPGVPFPIQARDGYTLSGTCFPNAGAELGGVVVISSAMGVRKRYYSRFAAYLARRGLPTITFDYRGIGGSRPATLKGFGAKMEDFGALDLAGVIDAVHERFPGRRMLVVGHSAGGQLLGLADNAKRVTALLTVASGSGYYKLFPQRLRMELNWRVLAPLLVKAFGKLPGWAGTDQDLPAGVAEQWARWCLSPQYLLSEGGEPRREAYASLYLPLRAYSFTDDPIASPEAVRDLLGIYADALVDHRLLSPKEVGRPIGHFGFFREDFHDSLWADAADWLADKALSPRYALGA; encoded by the coding sequence ATGTCTCACGCGGCAGCGCTCGAGCAGACAGTGGGACCGGCGGCACGGGAAGCAGCGCAGGACGAGACCAACCTCACCGTGGATATCGGCCCGGGAGTCCCCTTCCCCATCCAGGCGCGCGACGGCTACACGCTCTCCGGGACGTGCTTCCCCAACGCGGGCGCGGAATTGGGAGGCGTGGTCGTCATCAGCTCGGCCATGGGAGTGCGGAAGCGGTATTACTCGCGCTTCGCCGCGTACCTCGCCCGGCGGGGACTGCCCACCATCACGTTCGACTACCGGGGCATTGGCGGCTCGCGTCCGGCGACGCTGAAGGGCTTCGGCGCGAAGATGGAGGACTTCGGGGCGCTGGACCTGGCGGGCGTCATCGACGCCGTGCACGAGCGCTTCCCGGGCCGCCGCATGCTGGTGGTGGGCCACAGCGCGGGCGGGCAGTTGCTCGGGCTGGCGGACAATGCGAAGCGGGTGACGGCGCTGCTCACGGTGGCGTCGGGCTCCGGGTACTACAAGCTGTTCCCCCAGCGGCTGCGCATGGAGCTCAACTGGCGCGTGCTGGCGCCGCTGCTGGTGAAGGCCTTCGGGAAGCTGCCCGGCTGGGCCGGCACGGACCAGGACCTGCCCGCAGGCGTCGCCGAGCAGTGGGCGCGCTGGTGCCTGTCCCCCCAGTACCTGTTGAGCGAAGGTGGCGAGCCGCGCCGCGAGGCCTATGCGTCGCTGTACCTGCCGCTGCGGGCGTACAGCTTCACGGACGACCCCATCGCCTCGCCCGAGGCCGTGCGCGACCTGCTGGGCATCTACGCGGATGCGCTGGTGGACCACCGGCTGCTGTCTCCGAAGGAGGTGGGCCGGCCCATCGGCCACTTCGGATTCTTCCGCGAGGACTTCCACGACTCGCTCTGGGCGGACGCCGCGGACTGGCTCGCGGACAAGGCGCTGTCCCCGCGCTACGCGCTGGGGGCGTGA
- a CDS encoding alpha/beta hydrolase, whose translation MASSILPVSQRPAAPVAPAPVGAARRGSGPVFLLGLLVVAPMAVLVMATASFIGASPSGWGYAVGFALVSIGMLAPRGRRGLVRAGLGLMVLVALGRLVFAEGTQLETLTLPDGGHRWVNRLVAERDGTMLAGQVLVRTGRLPRSDSREFLPALEAAFDRMDAYEGALATPAVATYLGLQSPESFDAVVIPPRGEPAPRTAVVFLHGFAGNFAVYCWEMAQSVQAISALTVCPSVGPAGDWWSPQGERTLEKTFEWLAERGVRRVYLGGLSNGGVGASVLAGRVSHPRLELRGLVLVSGADSRAPLPRVPTLMVQGKHDSMMPTRSMRAFAERLGRRGTYVELDSGHFAFLDRHVECERAISTWLAERERE comes from the coding sequence ATGGCTTCTTCCATCCTTCCCGTGTCGCAGCGTCCCGCGGCTCCCGTCGCTCCCGCTCCCGTGGGTGCGGCGCGGCGCGGGAGCGGGCCCGTGTTCCTGCTGGGGCTCCTCGTCGTCGCGCCGATGGCCGTGCTGGTGATGGCCACCGCGTCCTTCATCGGCGCCTCTCCGTCGGGCTGGGGCTACGCGGTGGGCTTCGCGCTCGTGTCCATCGGCATGCTCGCGCCTCGCGGGCGGCGCGGACTGGTGCGCGCGGGGCTGGGGCTCATGGTGCTCGTGGCGCTGGGCCGGCTGGTCTTCGCCGAGGGCACGCAGCTCGAGACACTGACGCTGCCGGACGGTGGCCACCGGTGGGTGAACCGCCTCGTGGCCGAGCGGGACGGGACGATGCTCGCGGGCCAGGTGCTGGTGCGTACCGGACGGCTGCCGCGCTCGGACTCGCGCGAGTTCCTCCCCGCGCTGGAGGCGGCGTTCGACCGGATGGATGCGTACGAGGGCGCGCTCGCCACGCCCGCCGTGGCCACGTACCTGGGCCTCCAGTCGCCCGAGTCCTTCGACGCGGTGGTCATCCCTCCTCGTGGAGAGCCCGCGCCACGCACGGCCGTCGTCTTCCTCCACGGCTTCGCGGGCAACTTCGCGGTGTACTGCTGGGAGATGGCGCAGTCGGTGCAGGCCATCTCCGCGCTCACCGTGTGTCCCTCGGTGGGCCCGGCGGGGGACTGGTGGTCTCCTCAAGGGGAGCGCACGCTGGAGAAGACCTTCGAGTGGCTCGCGGAGCGGGGCGTGCGCCGCGTCTACCTGGGAGGCCTGTCGAATGGCGGCGTGGGTGCCAGCGTTCTCGCGGGCCGCGTCTCGCATCCGCGACTCGAGCTGCGAGGCCTGGTGCTCGTGTCCGGCGCGGACTCGCGCGCGCCGCTGCCGCGCGTGCCCACGCTGATGGTGCAGGGGAAGCATGACTCGATGATGCCCACGCGCTCCATGCGTGCCTTCGCGGAGCGCCTGGGCCGGCGCGGGACGTACGTGGAGCTGGACAGCGGGCACTTCGCCTTCCTCGACCGCCATGTCGAGTGCGAGCGCGCCATCTCCACGTGGCTCGCCGAGCGTGAGCGGGAGTGA
- a CDS encoding SDR family NAD(P)-dependent oxidoreductase — MDLELRGKTALVTGSSRGIGRAIATVLAREGARVCLTARGAEALEATASELRASGADIVTTVTDVATQAGAVAAVDAAVKAFGRLDILVNNVGGSGGAGAFDSASVAQWASVMDRNLMSAVWCSQRAVEVMRAQGGGCIVHINSIYGREYATSAPYTTAKAGLTALTKEMAVDLARHRIRVNGVAPGSILFPGGSWDKRMQADPEKVAKLVRDELPWGRFGAPEEIADVVAFLCSERARWVTGATLPVDGGQGRAF, encoded by the coding sequence ATGGACCTGGAGCTCAGAGGAAAGACGGCCCTCGTCACCGGCAGCAGCCGGGGCATCGGCCGGGCCATCGCCACCGTGCTCGCCCGCGAGGGCGCGCGCGTCTGTCTCACCGCGCGCGGCGCGGAAGCACTCGAAGCCACTGCATCAGAACTGCGCGCGTCGGGCGCGGACATCGTCACCACGGTGACGGACGTGGCCACACAGGCCGGCGCGGTGGCCGCCGTGGACGCGGCGGTGAAGGCCTTCGGACGCCTGGACATCCTCGTCAACAACGTGGGCGGCAGCGGCGGCGCGGGCGCGTTCGACTCGGCCTCCGTCGCGCAGTGGGCCTCCGTCATGGACCGCAACCTCATGTCCGCCGTCTGGTGCAGCCAACGCGCCGTGGAGGTCATGCGCGCCCAGGGCGGCGGCTGCATCGTCCACATCAACTCCATCTACGGCCGCGAGTACGCCACCAGCGCGCCCTACACCACCGCCAAGGCCGGCCTCACCGCGCTCACCAAGGAGATGGCCGTGGACCTCGCCCGCCACCGCATCCGCGTCAACGGCGTGGCCCCCGGCTCCATCCTCTTCCCCGGCGGAAGCTGGGACAAACGCATGCAGGCCGACCCGGAGAAGGTCGCGAAGCTCGTCCGCGACGAATTGCCCTGGGGCCGCTTCGGCGCCCCCGAAGAAATCGCCGACGTGGTGGCCTTCCTCTGCTCGGAGCGGGCCCGCTGGGTGACGGGGGCCACCCTCCCGGTGGATGGTGGACAGGGCCGTGCCTTCTGA
- a CDS encoding TetR/AcrR family transcriptional regulator, which translates to MASKTPPPEGPRPPRRTQQERRETTRRKLLDATISTLVELGHARLTTVEVAKRAGLSQGALFTHFDTKEELLAAAVEHLFPRIIQDYLAGVGARPSGRDRVAAAVDMLWAAYQRPELQAAIELYVAARTDPELRAALEAVDGPHRQNLHRVARELFPEVATTHPEFDDVVELALDAVQGAVVGGSARPNDPAHRRMLDTLTRFLRSAFSPARERPRRRSRP; encoded by the coding sequence ATGGCTTCGAAGACTCCTCCACCGGAAGGGCCGCGCCCGCCGCGCCGCACCCAGCAGGAGCGCCGTGAGACGACGCGGCGCAAGCTGCTGGACGCCACCATCTCCACGCTGGTGGAGCTGGGCCACGCGCGGCTGACGACGGTGGAGGTGGCGAAGCGGGCGGGCCTGTCGCAGGGGGCGCTCTTCACGCACTTCGACACCAAGGAGGAGCTGCTCGCCGCGGCGGTGGAGCACCTCTTCCCGCGCATCATCCAGGACTATCTCGCGGGCGTGGGGGCGAGGCCGTCGGGCAGGGACCGCGTGGCGGCGGCGGTGGACATGTTGTGGGCCGCGTACCAGCGGCCGGAGCTGCAGGCGGCGATAGAGCTGTACGTGGCGGCGCGCACGGACCCGGAATTGCGCGCGGCGTTGGAGGCGGTGGACGGGCCGCACCGGCAGAACCTCCACCGCGTGGCGCGCGAGCTGTTCCCCGAGGTGGCCACCACGCACCCCGAGTTCGACGACGTGGTGGAGCTGGCGCTGGACGCGGTGCAGGGCGCCGTCGTCGGAGGCAGCGCCCGCCCGAATGACCCGGCGCACCGCCGCATGCTGGACACCCTCACGCGCTTCTTGCGCTCCGCGTTCTCACCCGCCCGGGAGCGGCCCCGCCGCCGCTCCCGGCCATAG